Proteins from a single region of Buchnera aphidicola (Cinara curvipes):
- the tuf gene encoding elongation factor Tu, protein MSKEKFNRSKPHINVGTIGHVDHGKTTLTAAITTVLSKRFGGKACAFEQIDNAPEEKARGITINTSHVEYDTEVRHYAHVDCPGHADYIKNMITGAAQMDGAILVVAATDGPMPQTREHILLGRQVGVPHIIVFLNKCDMVDDEELLELVEMEVRDLLTQYDFPGDDIPIIRGSALKALEGDKVWEDKIIELANYLDKYIPIPVRAIDEPFLLPIEDVFSISGRGTVVTGRIERGIIKVGEEIEIVGIKPTTKTICTGVEMFRKLLDEGRAGENVGVLLRGTKRDDIERGQVLSKPGTIHPHLKFESEVYVLSKEEGGRHTPFFKGYRPQFYFRTTDVTGSIELPDNVEMVMPGDNIKMIVTLIHPIAMAEGLRFAIREGGRTVGAGVVAKVIA, encoded by the coding sequence ATGTCAAAAGAAAAGTTTAATCGTTCTAAACCTCATATTAATGTTGGAACTATTGGTCATGTAGATCACGGGAAAACTACTTTAACAGCAGCTATAACTACTGTTTTATCAAAAAGATTTGGTGGTAAGGCTTGTGCTTTTGAACAAATTGATAATGCTCCAGAAGAAAAAGCTAGAGGTATTACAATTAATACTTCACATGTTGAATATGATACAGAAGTTCGTCATTATGCTCATGTTGATTGTCCTGGACATGCTGATTATATAAAAAATATGATTACTGGTGCAGCTCAAATGGACGGAGCGATTTTAGTAGTAGCAGCTACTGATGGTCCTATGCCTCAAACCAGAGAACATATTTTATTGGGAAGACAGGTAGGAGTTCCACATATTATTGTTTTTTTAAATAAATGTGACATGGTTGATGATGAAGAACTATTAGAATTAGTTGAAATGGAAGTGCGTGATTTATTAACACAGTATGATTTTCCAGGAGACGACATTCCTATTATACGCGGATCAGCTTTAAAAGCGCTGGAAGGAGATAAAGTTTGGGAAGATAAAATTATTGAGTTAGCAAATTATTTAGATAAATATATTCCTATACCAGTTAGAGCTATTGATGAACCATTTTTATTGCCAATAGAAGATGTTTTTTCTATTTCTGGTCGCGGTACAGTTGTAACTGGTCGTATTGAGCGTGGTATTATTAAAGTTGGTGAAGAAATTGAAATTGTTGGAATTAAACCTACTACTAAAACGATATGTACTGGTGTTGAAATGTTTCGTAAGTTGTTAGATGAAGGTCGTGCAGGAGAAAATGTTGGTGTTTTATTACGGGGAACAAAACGGGATGATATTGAACGTGGTCAGGTTTTATCTAAACCGGGAACTATTCATCCTCATTTGAAATTTGAATCTGAAGTTTATGTTTTATCAAAAGAAGAAGGTGGAAGACATACTCCTTTTTTTAAAGGTTATCGCCCTCAGTTCTACTTTAGAACAACTGATGTTACCGGTTCTATTGAGCTTCCTGATAATGTTGAAATGGTTATGCCTGGAGATAATATAAAAATGATAGTAACATTAATACATCCTATTGCTATGGCTGAAGGATTACGTTTTGCGATTCGAGAAGGCGGTAGAACAGTCGGAGCTGGTGTAGTTGCAAAAGTAATTGCATAA
- the fusA gene encoding elongation factor G → MVRITPVTQYRNIGISAHIDAGKTTTTERILFYTGVNHKIGEVHDGAATMDWMVQEQERGITITSAATTTFWSGMANQFLSHRINIIDTPGHVDFTIEVERSMRILDGVVMIYCAVGGVQPQSETVWRQANKYKVPRIAFINKMDRMGADFFKVVNQIRTRLHTIAVPIQLSIGSEENFLGIVDLVKMKAIKWSQKDQGITFKYYEIPKELLSISKKWHVNLVEIAAEADDDLMEKYLQNEDLNEQDIKKGLRKRALNNEITLITCGSAFKNKGVQALLDAVIEYLPSPKDIDEIKNFIKDKKKTVLFRSSNDKQPFSALAFKIASDAFVGNLTFFRVYSGVVRSGDVVLNSVKSHTERFGRIVQMHANKREEIKEVRAGDIAAAIGLKNVTTGDTLCDVNHPIILEKMDFPEPVISIAVEPKTKVDQEKMGLALNRLAKEDPSFKVWTDNESNQTIIAGMGELHLEIIVDRMKREFNVDANIGKPQVAYRETILNKVIDVEGKHIKQSGGRGQYGHVVIDIFPLKPNESGYSFINDIKGGVIPGEYISSIDKGIQEQLKSGPLAGYPVVDIGVRLHDGSYHDVDSSELAFKLAASYAFKSAFKQANPILLEPIMQVEVETPEEYMGDVIGDINRRRGIIEGMVDDLIGGKNIKAYIPLSEMFGYATDLRSQTQGRASYSMEFIKYTEAPSSICDTIISKRKY, encoded by the coding sequence ATGGTACGTATAACACCTGTTACTCAATATCGAAATATTGGTATTAGTGCACATATTGATGCAGGTAAAACAACTACGACTGAACGTATATTGTTTTATACTGGCGTTAATCATAAAATTGGAGAAGTTCATGACGGCGCTGCTACTATGGACTGGATGGTGCAAGAACAAGAAAGAGGGATTACAATAACTTCTGCAGCAACAACTACTTTTTGGTCAGGAATGGCTAATCAATTTTTATCACATCGAATTAATATTATTGATACTCCAGGTCATGTTGATTTTACAATTGAAGTCGAAAGATCAATGAGAATATTAGATGGAGTAGTAATGATTTACTGTGCTGTTGGAGGAGTTCAACCTCAATCAGAGACGGTGTGGAGACAGGCAAATAAATATAAAGTACCAAGAATTGCTTTTATAAATAAAATGGATAGAATGGGAGCGGATTTTTTTAAAGTTGTTAATCAAATCCGTACACGTTTACACACTATAGCTGTTCCAATTCAGTTATCTATTGGTTCTGAAGAAAATTTTTTAGGTATTGTTGATTTAGTAAAAATGAAAGCAATAAAATGGTCTCAAAAAGATCAAGGTATAACATTTAAATATTATGAAATTCCAAAAGAGTTATTATCTATTTCTAAAAAATGGCATGTAAATTTAGTTGAAATTGCAGCTGAAGCAGATGATGATTTAATGGAAAAATATTTACAAAATGAAGATTTGAATGAACAAGATATTAAAAAAGGATTAAGAAAAAGAGCATTAAATAATGAAATTACTTTAATAACTTGTGGTTCTGCATTTAAAAATAAGGGTGTACAGGCTTTATTAGATGCTGTTATTGAATATTTACCTTCACCTAAAGATATTGATGAAATTAAAAATTTTATAAAAGATAAAAAAAAGACTGTTTTATTTAGAAGTTCTAATGACAAACAACCTTTTTCTGCTCTTGCGTTTAAAATTGCATCCGATGCTTTTGTTGGAAACTTAACTTTTTTTCGTGTTTATTCGGGTGTTGTTCGATCAGGTGATGTAGTATTAAATTCAGTGAAATCACATACTGAAAGATTTGGTAGAATTGTACAAATGCATGCGAATAAACGTGAAGAAATAAAAGAAGTTAGAGCTGGAGATATTGCTGCTGCAATTGGTTTAAAAAATGTTACTACTGGTGATACATTATGTGATGTAAATCATCCAATTATTTTAGAAAAAATGGATTTTCCTGAACCAGTTATTTCTATTGCAGTTGAACCTAAAACTAAAGTTGATCAGGAAAAAATGGGTTTAGCTTTAAATAGATTAGCTAAAGAAGATCCTTCATTTAAAGTATGGACAGATAATGAATCTAATCAAACAATTATAGCTGGTATGGGAGAGTTACATTTAGAAATTATTGTTGATCGAATGAAACGTGAATTTAATGTTGATGCTAATATAGGTAAACCGCAAGTTGCTTATCGTGAAACGATTTTAAATAAAGTAATAGATGTTGAAGGTAAACATATTAAGCAATCTGGAGGTAGAGGACAGTATGGGCATGTTGTAATTGATATTTTTCCGTTGAAACCAAATGAATCAGGTTATTCTTTTATTAATGATATTAAAGGGGGGGTTATACCAGGAGAATATATTTCTTCTATTGATAAAGGTATTCAGGAACAATTAAAGTCTGGTCCTTTAGCTGGATATCCTGTTGTTGATATTGGAGTACGATTACATGATGGATCATATCATGATGTTGATTCTTCAGAACTTGCTTTTAAATTAGCTGCTTCATATGCATTTAAATCAGCATTTAAACAAGCAAATCCAATTTTATTGGAACCTATTATGCAAGTTGAGGTAGAGACACCTGAAGAATATATGGGTGATGTAATTGGTGATATTAATCGTCGTCGAGGAATTATTGAAGGTATGGTTGATGATTTAATAGGCGGAAAAAATATTAAAGCATATATTCCTTTATCTGAAATGTTTGGATATGCTACTGATTTACGGTCTCAAACTCAAGGAAGAGCTTCTTATTCTATGGAATTTATAAAGTATACAGAAGCTCCTAGTTCAATTTGTGATACTATTATCTCTAAGAGAAAATATTAA
- the rpsG gene encoding 30S ribosomal protein S7, whose product MPRRHIIGQRKILPDPKFSSDLLAKFINILMIDGKKSIAENIVYSALSNLSKKMKKKELDVFTSALDNVKPLVEVKSRRVGGSTYQVPVEVRPVRRNALAMRWIVEAARKRTDKSMSIRLTNELADAIENKGSAVRKREEVHKMADANKAFAHYRW is encoded by the coding sequence ATGCCTCGTCGTCACATAATAGGACAGCGTAAAATTTTACCAGATCCTAAATTTTCTTCAGATTTATTAGCTAAATTTATTAATATATTAATGATTGATGGTAAAAAGTCTATTGCTGAAAATATTGTTTATTCAGCCTTATCAAATTTATCCAAAAAAATGAAAAAAAAAGAATTAGATGTTTTTACATCAGCATTAGATAATGTAAAACCGCTTGTAGAAGTAAAATCACGTCGTGTTGGAGGATCTACTTATCAGGTTCCAGTAGAAGTTCGTCCAGTCAGAAGAAATGCTTTAGCAATGAGGTGGATTGTAGAAGCTGCTCGTAAACGTACTGATAAGTCTATGTCAATACGTTTAACTAATGAATTAGCAGATGCTATAGAAAATAAAGGTTCAGCTGTACGTAAACGTGAAGAGGTTCATAAAATGGCTGATGCAAATAAAGCATTTGCACATTATCGTTGGTAA
- the rpsL gene encoding 30S ribosomal protein S12, with protein sequence MSTINQLVRTPRVRKLVKSNVPALSGCPQKRGVCTRVYTTTPKKPNSALRKVCRVRLTNGYEVTAYIGGEGHNLQEHSVILIRGGRVKDLPGVRYHVVRGSLDCSGVKDRKKGRSKYGVKKLKT encoded by the coding sequence ATGTCTACCATTAATCAATTAGTACGTACTCCTAGAGTACGAAAATTAGTAAAAAGTAATGTTCCTGCTTTATCTGGCTGTCCTCAAAAAAGAGGAGTCTGTACCAGAGTATATACTACCACACCTAAAAAACCAAATTCTGCATTAAGAAAAGTTTGTCGTGTTCGATTAACTAATGGTTATGAAGTAACAGCTTATATTGGAGGAGAAGGTCATAATTTACAGGAACACTCAGTTATTTTAATACGCGGAGGAAGGGTAAAAGATTTACCTGGTGTACGATATCATGTAGTTAGAGGTTCTTTAGATTGTTCAGGTGTTAAGGATCGAAAAAAAGGTCGATCTAAATATGGTGTTAAAAAATTAAAAACATAG
- the tusB gene encoding sulfurtransferase complex subunit TusB — translation MLHILLNSPYDISISSLFSFSSEYDDLICLQDGVILGVINNIFLEKFYKNFNLIYFLEDDLSARGLLKLAKKNNLIMTNYYSFVLLTLSHNRNMTW, via the coding sequence ATGTTACATATTTTATTAAATTCTCCGTATGATATATCTATATCATCTTTGTTTTCATTTAGTTCTGAATATGATGATTTAATTTGTCTTCAGGATGGTGTGATATTAGGAGTTATAAATAATATTTTTTTAGAAAAATTTTATAAAAATTTTAATTTAATTTATTTTTTAGAAGATGATTTATCTGCTAGAGGTTTATTAAAATTAGCTAAAAAAAATAATTTAATTATGACTAACTATTATAGTTTTGTATTATTAACATTAAGTCATAACAGAAATATGACTTGGTAA
- the tusD gene encoding sulfurtransferase complex subunit TusD, which produces MNFILFVSGPPYGTQNSITAFLFVKSILFLNHHIKKIFFYASGVYNANAMISPPINEFNILKGWLNLKKKYNLKLCICPGSAYRRGILLDKSIIKPKYIQEIYSSSFNLTSLNELSYSINNCDRIIQF; this is translated from the coding sequence ATGAACTTTATTCTTTTTGTATCTGGACCACCTTATGGAACTCAGAATTCTATAACCGCTTTTTTATTTGTTAAATCTATTCTTTTTTTAAATCACCATATAAAAAAAATTTTTTTTTATGCTTCGGGTGTATATAATGCTAATGCTATGATTTCACCACCCATAAATGAATTTAATATATTAAAAGGATGGCTAAATTTAAAAAAAAAATATAATTTGAAATTGTGTATTTGTCCTGGTTCTGCTTATAGACGGGGGATATTATTAGATAAATCTATTATTAAACCTAAATATATTCAAGAAATTTATTCATCTTCATTTAACTTAACTAGTTTAAATGAATTATCTTATTCTATAAATAATTGTGATCGTATTATACAATTCTAA
- the trpS gene encoding tryptophan--tRNA ligase, which produces MLYFKKKDIMFTGIQPTGLLTLGNYCGTMYRWRNIQKDYQCFFCIADLHSLTTFKIDNSKYCFSSNILDMVALYLSCGVDPTNSVIFLQSHVYTHSQLYWILSNFVYFGELSRMTQFKKRLLYNNTQINLSLFSYPVLMAADILLYNTNCVSVGLDQKQHIELVKKIALRFNSIYENIFIIPDILIESIGSKIMALQNPKKKMSKSDINVDNTIFLLDKIDVICLKIKQSLTDSDNPPQIVFNPKKKPGISNLLSIFSSLTNTDISILEKRFKFYQYSSFKKILSDVICDTIFKIQQSYIYFRKNEDYLIDILKSGKKTALNYSKNNLKKIFSVLNLV; this is translated from the coding sequence ATGTTATATTTTAAAAAAAAAGATATTATGTTTACAGGCATTCAACCAACTGGTTTACTTACTTTGGGAAATTATTGTGGAACTATGTATAGATGGAGAAATATTCAGAAAGATTATCAATGTTTTTTTTGTATTGCTGATTTACATTCATTAACTACTTTTAAAATAGATAATTCAAAATATTGTTTTTCTAGTAATATTTTGGATATGGTAGCTTTATATTTATCATGTGGTGTAGATCCTACTAATAGTGTAATTTTTTTACAATCTCACGTGTATACACATAGTCAATTATATTGGATTTTGAGTAATTTTGTTTATTTTGGTGAATTGTCTCGTATGACACAATTTAAGAAAAGATTATTATATAATAATACTCAAATTAATTTGTCTTTATTTTCTTATCCTGTTTTAATGGCTGCTGACATTTTATTATATAATACTAATTGTGTTTCTGTTGGTTTAGATCAAAAACAACATATAGAATTAGTAAAAAAAATTGCTCTTCGTTTTAATTCTATATATGAAAATATTTTTATTATACCAGATATTTTAATAGAATCAATAGGATCTAAAATTATGGCTTTACAAAATCCTAAAAAAAAAATGTCTAAATCAGATATAAATGTAGATAATACAATTTTTTTATTAGATAAAATAGATGTTATATGTTTAAAGATAAAACAATCATTAACAGATTCTGATAACCCACCTCAAATTGTATTTAATCCTAAAAAAAAACCAGGTATTTCTAATTTATTATCAATTTTTTCATCTCTAACAAATACTGATATTTCTATATTAGAAAAAAGATTTAAATTTTATCAATATTCTAGTTTTAAAAAAATATTATCAGATGTTATTTGTGATACAATTTTTAAGATACAACAATCATATATCTATTTTAGAAAAAACGAAGATTATTTAATTGATATTTTAAAGTCTGGAAAAAAGACTGCATTGAATTATAGTAAAAATAATTTAAAGAAAATTTTTAGTGTATTAAATTTAGTATAA
- the rpe gene encoding ribulose-phosphate 3-epimerase, whose translation MKKFLIVPSILSANFCNLENDIRKVLHAGCNLIHFDVMDNHYVPNLTMGPIILQSIKDNKIPVQIDVHLMASPVDSLISLFSNLNVKFITIHPETTNHLDKTIRLIKNIGCGVGIALNPATSLNFLDYILDELDLILVMTVNPGFGGQFFLKHILKKIKYIRYLINKRKRNILLSVDGGINLSNFSSVIHSGADILVIGSAIFNSHDCIQTIEDFKNILI comes from the coding sequence ATGAAAAAGTTTTTAATTGTTCCATCAATTTTATCTGCAAATTTTTGTAATTTAGAAAATGATATACGGAAAGTTTTACATGCTGGTTGTAATCTTATTCATTTTGATGTAATGGATAATCATTATGTTCCTAATCTTACTATGGGTCCTATAATATTACAATCTATAAAAGATAATAAAATTCCAGTTCAAATTGATGTACATTTAATGGCTTCTCCCGTAGATTCTTTAATTTCCTTATTTTCTAATTTAAATGTAAAATTTATAACTATTCATCCTGAAACTACTAATCATTTAGATAAAACTATACGACTTATCAAAAATATCGGTTGCGGAGTTGGTATTGCTTTAAATCCTGCAACTTCTTTAAATTTTTTAGATTATATACTTGATGAATTAGATTTAATATTAGTAATGACAGTTAACCCTGGTTTTGGAGGACAGTTTTTTTTAAAGCACATTTTAAAAAAAATCAAATATATACGTTATTTAATTAATAAAAGAAAAAGAAATATTTTATTATCGGTAGATGGAGGGATTAATTTATCAAATTTTTCAAGTGTTATACATTCAGGTGCTGATATTTTAGTAATTGGATCAGCTATTTTTAACTCTCATGATTGTATACAAACTATAGAAGATTTTAAAAATATTTTAATTTGA
- the aroB gene encoding 3-dehydroquinate synthase, which translates to MINKIHVNLNFNSYDIYIGSQLLKDESISSFFLSNKNSVIIINENVYNIILKNKLKTNFYNYIKDIKFFLIKDGEYYKNFKTVEKIISFLLNQSYGRDLSLIALGGGVIGDITGFVASIYQRGVNFFQIPTTLLAQVDASIGGKTGINHSLGKNMIGSFWQPKGVLVDIDFLLTLPKKHIISGIAEIIKYAIIFDNSFFIWLEKNLLKILNLHENELLFCIQKCCELKVRIVENDEKENNSRAFLNLGHSFAHAIETYTGYGKWLHGDAVSVGIIMASYLSFQLNILKEDDLFRIIKIFHNIGLPTTGPKNMKPNDYLFLMLRDKKVLNGVIRLILPITIGKVKIFSSIDQNVLLESIKKFQKKYIF; encoded by the coding sequence ATGATAAATAAAATACATGTAAATTTAAATTTTAATAGTTATGATATATATATTGGTAGTCAATTATTAAAGGATGAATCTATATCATCTTTTTTTTTAAGTAATAAAAATAGTGTCATTATTATAAATGAAAATGTGTATAATATTATCTTAAAAAATAAATTAAAAACTAATTTTTATAATTATATTAAAGATATAAAATTTTTTTTAATTAAAGATGGAGAGTATTACAAAAATTTTAAAACTGTTGAAAAAATAATATCTTTTTTATTAAATCAATCATACGGCCGTGATTTATCATTGATAGCCTTAGGCGGCGGAGTTATTGGTGATATTACAGGTTTTGTTGCATCAATATATCAAAGAGGAGTTAATTTTTTTCAGATTCCTACTACTTTATTAGCTCAAGTTGATGCTTCTATAGGAGGAAAAACTGGTATTAATCATTCTTTAGGAAAAAATATGATTGGTTCATTTTGGCAGCCTAAAGGTGTATTAGTTGATATTGATTTTCTTTTAACTTTACCTAAAAAACATATTATTTCAGGTATAGCTGAAATTATTAAATATGCAATTATTTTTGATAATAGTTTTTTTATATGGTTAGAAAAAAATTTATTAAAAATATTGAATTTACATGAAAATGAATTATTATTTTGTATACAAAAATGCTGTGAATTAAAAGTGCGAATTGTTGAAAATGATGAAAAAGAAAATAATTCACGAGCTTTCCTAAATTTAGGACATAGTTTTGCGCATGCTATTGAAACTTATACAGGTTATGGAAAGTGGTTACATGGTGATGCTGTTTCAGTTGGTATTATAATGGCATCATATTTATCTTTTCAGTTAAATATTTTGAAAGAAGATGATTTATTTAGAATAATAAAAATTTTTCATAATATTGGTTTACCAACAACAGGACCTAAAAATATGAAACCAAATGACTATCTTTTTTTAATGTTACGAGATAAGAAAGTATTAAATGGAGTTATTCGTTTGATTTTACCTATTACTATTGGTAAAGTAAAAATTTTTTCTTCTATAGATCAAAACGTTCTTTTAGAATCTATTAAAAAATTTCAAAAAAAATATATTTTTTAA
- the aroK gene encoding shikimate kinase AroK, which produces MNKDKKKNIFLVGPMGAGKSTIGRYLSKLLNMRFYDSDIEIEKRTGVDIDWVFEVEGESEFRIREEKIINELTNKKGIILATGGGSILSSKSRDFLFSRGTVVYLRATVNEQLIRTKIGKKRPLLSINYNKNKKILHDLFQIRDPLYKNVSHIIVDTYNKKIKSIISDIIYHIRTSNLLD; this is translated from the coding sequence ATGAATAAAGATAAAAAAAAAAATATTTTTTTAGTTGGTCCAATGGGAGCAGGAAAAAGCACTATTGGTCGTTATTTATCTAAATTATTAAATATGCGATTTTATGATTCTGACATTGAAATTGAAAAGAGAACTGGTGTAGATATAGATTGGGTTTTTGAGGTAGAAGGCGAATCAGAATTTCGTATACGTGAAGAAAAAATTATTAATGAATTAACCAATAAAAAAGGTATAATATTAGCTACTGGAGGAGGATCAATTTTATCATCTAAATCAAGGGATTTTTTATTTTCCAGAGGTACTGTTGTATATTTACGAGCTACTGTTAATGAACAATTAATTAGAACTAAAATTGGAAAAAAAAGACCTTTATTATCTATTAATTATAATAAAAATAAAAAAATATTACATGATTTATTTCAAATACGCGATCCTTTATATAAAAATGTTTCTCATATTATCGTTGATACTTATAATAAAAAAATAAAATCAATTATATCTGATATTATATATCATATACGTACGAGTAATTTGTTGGATTAA